The following proteins are encoded in a genomic region of Catharus ustulatus isolate bCatUst1 chromosome 4, bCatUst1.pri.v2, whole genome shotgun sequence:
- the LOC116995370 gene encoding NADH dehydrogenase [ubiquinone] 1 alpha subcomplex subunit 9, mitochondrial-like, producing the protein MAAAARCARGLRLPRAGHGISVLTAAPSALQQHRQVHHAVIPHGRSGRSSVSGIVATVFGATGFLGRYVVNRLGRIGSQVIIPYRCDQYDLMYLRPMGDLGQLLFMEWDCRDKDSIRRAVQHSNVVINLIGKEWETKNFKFEDEFVNIPQSIAQISKEAGVEKFIHISHLNADMKSPSKYLRNKAVGEKAVREEFPDAVILKPSEMFGREDRFLNHYANMRWFGGVPLISLGKKTVKQPVYVVDVAKAIINAIKNPDAKGKTYALAGPHRYLLYDMVEYIYAVSHRPFLPYLLPRPLYHLVARFFEMNPFEPWLTRDKVDRFHTTDMTFPDLPGFEELGIEPTPLEQKAIEVLRRHRRFRWLDAELEEVKPKTQPL; encoded by the exons GCCATGGAATTTCTGTCCTGACTGCGGCACCGTCGGCGTTGCAGCAGCACCGGCAGGTCCATCACGCCGTGATCCCTCATGGGAGGAGTGGAAGATCCTCTGTCAGTGGCATTGTGGCCACTGTCTTTGGAGCCACAGGTTTCCTGGGACGATACGTTGTCAACCGCTTAG GTCGCATTGGCTCCCAAGTGATCATCCCCTATCGCTGTGATCAGTATGACCTGATGTACCTGCGGCCCATGGGTGACCTGGGACAGCTTCTCTTCATG GAGTGGGACTGTCGGGACAAAGATTCCATCCGAAGAGCCGTGCAACACAGCAATGTGGTCATTAATCTTATTGGAAAGGAATGGGaaacaaa AAACTTCAAATTTGAAGATGAATTTGTAAATATTCCCCAAAGTATTGCACAGATAAGTAAGGAAGCGGGTGTGGAAAAGTTCATTCATATCTCTCACCTGAATGCTGACATGAAGAGTCCTTCCAAATACCTCAGGAACAAA GCTGTTGGAGAGAAGGCTGTGAGGGAAGAATTTCCAGATGCTGTAATTTTGAAGCCCTCTGAGATGTTTGGGAGAGAGGACCGATTTCTCAATCATTATGCAA acaTGCGTTGGTTTGGTGGTGTGCCTCTTATTTCTCTGGGCAAAAAAACAGTCAAGCAACCAGTCTAT GTGGTTGATGTAGCAAAGGCAATTATTAATGCAATTAAGAACCCtgatgcaaaaggaaaaacatatgCCTTGGCTGG CCCTCACCGGTACCTCCTGTATGACATGGTCGAGTACATCTACGCCGTTTCCCACCGCCCCTTCCTTCCCTACCTGCTGCCCCGGCCTCTCTACCA TTTGGTTGCAAGATTCTTTGAGATGAATCCATTTGAGCCGTGGTTGACGCGGGACAAGGTGGATCGG TTTCACACAACAGACATGACATTTCCTGACCTTCCTGGTTTTGAAGAGCTGGGGATTGAACCAACCCCCCTGGAGCAAAAGGCCATCGAAGTCCTGCGTCGTCACCGCAGGTTCCGCTGGTTGGATGCTGAGCTGGAGGAAGTAAAGCCAAAAACACAGCCCCTGTAA